The following is a genomic window from Penaeus chinensis breed Huanghai No. 1 chromosome 38, ASM1920278v2, whole genome shotgun sequence.
cactttattaaaacttttgataaaatggacacatacattttcataagGCACCCTGAATATATAGGAGTTGCAATGCCTGCGTGGTGATTTACCCTTAGAGCCTGTACTTATCTGAACAAAAACGGGACGCGTCCTCCAACACCAGACAAGCTCGTTGTCCCAGGGGCAGCGTACGAATGAGTcgtaagcaaggaagagagaggttaaaggtcATATGCCCCCCTTATATAGACTTTATGCCTGAGTTGTCAAAGGCTCTTTTACAGACGCACGCAACCACTACAGCGCGTCCGGGGCCGCGACGTCATCTTGCATCATGGGGCATCTTCAGCGTATCCGGGGCATCGACATCATCCCGCGTCATAGGGCATCACTACACGCTGCGCTCGCTCCGCCAGCGCCTGCAGGGCCGCGTCATAGGGCATCACTACAACTTCCTCCATCACCAACGTGTGAGCTCGCTCCGTCCGGCGGCAGGTATCCGTATGACCTCCGATCCCTCGTACACCTCCGAGCCCATCCAGTTCATAGGAAGCTCCAGCTCAGCAGATGACATCACAGGGACACCCGATATGAAGCGAGCGAACACGGTCCACGCCCAAGCAGGTCCTCATGGCCTTCGGCTGCAGCCATCACATCATTCGTCTCTCGGGGTGGAAGATGCGACACCACGATACAGTACTCCAGCTGGGAACAAAACTATCAGCAAGACAACCCCCAGTCACTTCTGTCAAAGAATGCCAAAAAGAAAGATTAGTACAGGTAAAAAGGCATAAaccatcacatatacatacaactccCACATATCTTAGTGCCTTCGAAAAAACTGTGATACCCAAAACGTACAACCTAGAAAACTAAAATTCAATACTTAAAATAGGATCCttatatagataatacaaaaatacaaaaccat
Proteins encoded in this region:
- the LOC125046104 gene encoding uncharacterized protein LOC125046104, giving the protein MSRKQGRERLKVICPPYIDFMPELSKALLQTHATTTARPGPRRHLASWGIFSVSGASTSSRVIGHHYNFLHHQRVSSLRPAAGIRMTSDPSYTSEPIQFIGSSSSADDITGTPDMKRANTVHAQAGPHGLRLQPSHHSSLGVEDATPRYSTPAGNKTISKTTPSHFCQRMPKRKISTGKKA